Below is a genomic region from Billgrantia tianxiuensis.
AAGGTGGTCAACGACACCGCAGTGGCGGTCAACCAGGGCGGCAAGCGCAAGGGCGCGGTGTGTGCCTATCTCGAAACCTGGCACCTGGATATCGAAGAGTTCCTCGAGCTGCGCAAGAACACCGGCGACGACCGCCGCCGCACCCACGACATGAACACCGCCAACTGGGTGCCCGACCTGTTCATGAAGCGGGTGTTCGACGACAAGGAATGGACGCTGTTCTCGCCCTCCACTTGCCCCGACCTGCACGACCTCTACGGCGCCGCCTTCGAGAAGCGCTACGAGGAGTACGAGGCGATGACCCGCTCGGGCCAGCTCAAGCTGTTCAAGCGTGTACGTGCCAAGGACCTGTGGCGCAAGATGCTCTCGATGCTGTTCGAGACCGGCCACCCGTGGGTCACCTTCAAGGATCCGTGCAACCTGAGAAGTCCGCAACAGCACGCGGGCGTGGTGCACTCTTCCAACCTGTGCACCGAGATCACCCTCAACACCAGCGCCGACGAGATCGCGGTGTGCAACCTGGGCTCGGTCAACCTGGCCCGTCACGTGGTCGACGGCAAGCTCGACGACGCCAAGCTGCGTCGTACCGTGCGCACCGCGGTGCGCATGCTCGACAACGTCATCGACATCAACTACTACGCGGTCCCCCAGGCCAGGAACTCTAACTTCAAGCACCGCCCGGTAGGGCTCGGCATCATGGGCTTCCAGGATGCCCTTTACGCCCAGGACATCGCCTACGCCAGCGAGCAGGCAGTGGAGTTCGCCGACCGCTCCATGGAGCTGGTCAGCTATCACGCCATCGAGGCGTCCAGCGATCTCGCCGCCGAGCGCGGCCGCTACGAGAGCTTCGAGGGCTCGCTGTGGAGCCAGGGCGTGCTACCCATCGACTCCATCGAGAAGCTGAAGCAGGAGCGTGGCGAGAAGTACATCGAGATCGACACCTCGTTCACCCAGGACTGGGATCGCATTCGCAAGAAGATCGCCGAGCAGGGCATGCGTAACTCCAACGTGATGGCCATCGCCCCCACCGCGACGATCTCCAATATCTGCGGCGTGTCGCAATCGATCGAGCCCACGTACCAGAACCTCTACGTGAAATCGAACCTCTCCGGCGAGTTCACCGTGGTCAACGCCTACTTGGTGCATGACCTCAAGGCGCGCGGCCTGTGGGACGAGGTGATGATCAACGACCTCAAGTACTACGACGGCTCGGCCCAGCCCATCGAGCGCATTCCGGGCGACCTCAAGGCCAAGTACGCCACTGCCTTCGAGGTGGAGCCGAAATGGCTGGTGGAGGCCGCCGCGCGGCGCCAGAAGTGGATCGACCAGGCACAGTCGCTGAACCTCTACATCAAGGGCGTCTCGGGCAAGAAGCTCGACGTGACCTACCGCATGGCGTGGTTCCGCGGGCTCAAGACCACCTACTACCTGCGTGCCCTGGGCGCCACCTCGGTGGAGAAATCCACCGTCGATCGCGGCACGCTCAACGCGGTGAGCAACCAGGCGCCTTCGGCCGCTCCGGCACCGGCTCCCTCCGCCGCACCCGCCCGCGAGCCGCGCGGCGTGGAGGACTTCCTGACCGGCAAGGCGGGCAGCGGATCGCGAGCGCCGAGTGCTGCGGAGATAGATGATCTGGGCTGCGAGGCCTGCCAGTAACGACCAAGAGCGAAGAAGGAAGACGGCGCTGCGCGCCGATGAAGAGGAAAGCGCATGCGGTACTCCCCTCTTCCGCCCGAAGGGCGCTTCCTTCTCATGTCTTCCATCTATTCCGAGGAACGAGGACAACATGCTGAACTGGGATGAGTTCCACGAGGACGAAGCCACCGTCGCCGAGCAGCCGGCCAAGGCCGCGCCGGCACCTGCCGCCAAGCCGCAGCCCGCGGCCGTGGAGGAAAGCCGCGGCAGCTACCAGGCCGCCGACAGAGACCGCTTGGCGCGGGCGCGCAAGTCGCTCGAAGAGCTCGACGTGGCGGCCGGCCTCGAGGAGCTGGAGATGGGGGCGGCGCGCATCGAGGTCAGCGACAAGCAGATGATCAACGCCCGCGCCGACCTCAACCAGCTGGTGCCCTTCAAGTACGAGTGGGCGTGGCAGAAGTACCTGGACGGCAGTGCCAACCACTGGATGCCCCAGGAAGTGAACATGAACGCCGATATCGCCCTGTGGAAGAGCCAGGACGGCCTGACCGAGGACGAACGGCGCATCGTGATGCGCAGCCTAGGTTACTTCTCCACCGCCGACTCGCTGGTGGCCAACAACCTGGTGCTGGCGCTGTATCGCCTGATCACCAACCCCGAGTGCCGCCAGTACCTGCTGCGCCAGGCCTTCGAGGAGGCGATCCACACCCACGCCTACCAGTACTGCGTGGAGTCGCTGGGCATGGATGAAGGCGAAGTCTTCAACATGTACCGCGAGGTACCGTCGGTGGCCGCCAAGTCGGCCTGGAGCCTCAAGCACACCCAGTCGCTGGCGCGCCCCGACTTCAACACCGGCACGCCGGAGAGCGACCAGGAGCTGCTGCGCAACCTGATCGCCTTCTACTGCGTCACCGAGGGCATCTTCTTCTACTGCGGCTTTAGCCAGATCCTCTCCATGGGCCGGCGCAACAAGATGACCGGCGTCGCCGAACAGTTCCAGTACATCCTGCGCGACGAGTCGATGCACCTGAACTTCGGCGTCGACATGATCAACCAGATCAAGATCGAGAACCCGCACCTGTGGACGCCCGAGTTCCAGGACGAGGTGACCCAGATGATCCTCGAGGGCACCGAGCTCGAGATCGCCTACGCCCGCGACTCCATGCCCCGCGGCGTGCTGGGAATGAACGCGGCGATCATGGAGGAGTACCTGCACTTCATCTGCAACCGCCGCCTGGCCCAGATCGGGCTCAAGGAGCAGTTCCCCGGTGCGCAGAACCCTTTCCCGTGGATGAGCGAGATCATCGATCTGCGCAAGGAGAAGAACTTCTTCGAGACCCGCGTCACCGAGTACCAGGTCGGCGGCGCGTTGAGCTGGGATTGATTCCCTCTCACTCTTTAGCCCCACTCAACGTGAGTGGGGCGCTTTACCAAGCTGGATAAAGGAGTCGAAGGCCTTCATGTAGTTCCCCCGGTAGCCAACCCAGAGGTGCGTCATGTCCAGAAAAAGCGTTCCCGTAAAGACACATCGCCGCTCATCCCCTTCCCGGCCTGCCAAAGCCTCGCCAAAGCCCGGCCCCAAGACGGTCCTCGTCAGGCCTCACCGGCGCTCGCCACCCAAACAAGCCATGCACGAGTAAGCGCCTGCCCAGCCGGCAAACCTAACGGCACCTTCTGCAAAGCGAGGTAAACGTCATGGGAAGTTTCTACGCCAACGTCGATGCCCAACGCAGTGGAACGCATCTTCCCCGCGACTCACAGGACTGGCAACACGCCCTGGATCAGGCCCTGGCTGCCCACGGCGGCCCCAACGCCCTGGCCCTCTACCCTCATGTGGCCTTCGCCTTCCCCTCGTCATCGCCCAACCCCTATACCCGCGAGTATCCGCTGCTCGACTATCGCGAACTCAAGGAGTGGGCCAACTCGCGGGGGTGGCGGGTTCGCCCGGCTCCCGAGCGCGCCCCGGATGGTGAGAAATACAGCCCGCCGGTACGCTTCACGCGTGTTGCGAGCCGTTACCATTGAGGAATAACGGGTCCATGAGCCAGGCTCATCAGTCCATCCTGCGCATCGCCGCAGCTCTGATCCTCGATGCCAAAGGCCGCCTGCTGCTGGTGCGCAAACGCGGTACCGAACGCTTCATGCAGGCCGGCGGCAAGCTCGAGTCCGGCGAGCCGGCCGAAGCGGCACTGCGCAGAGAAGTGCACGAGGAACTCGGCCAGACACCTACCGCATTGCGCTACCTGGGTGAATTCACCGCGCCTGCCGCCAACGAGCCGGAGAGCCTGGTTCATGCCCATCTCTTCCTGACCGAGCTGCCGTCACCCGTGGCGGCAGCCGCTGAAATCGCCGAGCTGCGTTGGGTCACGCCTGAAGAGGCTGACCACCTGCCTCTCGCAGCGCTGACTCGCGACCAGGTGTTGCCGCTAGCTATGCGCCTGCTCCACAACGAGGTGCCCATGTCGTTGTCGTGATCGCTGTCGCCTCCTACGCTCACCAGAGTCCCGCTCACCAGAGTCCCGCTCACCAGAACCCACTGCGCGTGAGCGTGTCGCTGCACTGGTAAGCGCCTGGCTAGCCGGACTGCGCTGACACCGCCATGCCCTTTCGCCCATCATTGAGCACCATGGGATTCATGAAGTCGACCTCCTCAAACCTACGCGATGCCCTCAGGCACTTTTCCACGGCAGGTCTGCTGCTCGGCACGTTGCTGTTCGCCTTCTCGCTCACCCCCAGCCTGTTGCCGCGCCCCACTTATGCCCAAGGCATCGTCTCGGGGCTCTCCTTCTCGGCGGGTTACGCACTGGGTTTCATCGCTCACTGGCTGTGGGACTACCTGCAACTGCCCCGCCCCGGTCGACGCACGGAGCGGACCATCAAGCTCACGGCGGCGGGTATCTGCACTCTCATCGCGGCGATCTTTCTGTGGCGCGCCTCAGCGTGGCAAAACAGCTTGCGTGCTCTGATGGACATGGAAGAGGCAAGCGGCATACGCCCGCTCAGCATCGCCCTTATCGCCCTGGCAGTATTCGCCCTGCTGCTGTTGCTGGTACGGCTGTTCCGGCTGACGTTTCGCTTTCTCGCCCGCAGGCTGCGCCGCTTCGTGCCGCACCGGGTTTCCAACCTGCTGGGCGTGATTGCCGCGGCCACCCTGTTCTGGTCGGTCATTGATGGCGTCATCTTCACCCTCGCCCTGCGTGCTGCCGATAACTCCTTCCAGCAGATCGACGAGCTGATCCTGGATGAAATTTCACCGCCGGTCGACCCGATGAAGACCGGCAGCGAGCATTCACTGATCAGTTGGGAAGCGCTGGGGGGCGCGGCCGTCGCTTCGTTACCCAAGGACCTTCGGCCGAGAGTATCGGTGCCTTTCTCGGCGAAGAGGCCATGGAGCCGCTCCGCGTCTACGTCGGGCTAAACGCCGCCGAGACCCCGGCCGAGCGTGCCCGGCTGGCACTGGAAGAGCTCAAGCGGGTCGGCGCCTTCGAGCGCTCCGTGCTGCTGCTGGCCACCCCCACCGGCAGAGGCTGGGTCGATCCGGCGGCGCAGAACACGGTGGAATACCTGCATCGCGGCGATATTGCCACGGCGACCATGCAGTACTCCTACCTGCCCAGCCATCTCGCGCTGATCGTCGAGGGGGAGTACGGCGCCGAGAACGCGCGCGCCCTGTTCGCCACCGTTTATGAGTACTGGTCCGAGCTGCCCGAGGAGGCACGCCCGCGACTCTACCTGCATGGCCTCAGCCTGGGTTCGCTCAACTCCGACCTGTCGTTCGACTTCTACGACATCATCGACGCCCCCTTCCATGGCGCGCTGTGGAGCGGCCCGCCGTTCCGCAGTGAAACCTGGCGCACCGTGACGCGTGAGCGCGATCCCGGCTCACCGGCCTGGCTACCCACCTTTCGTGGCGGCGCGGTGGTGAGATTCATGAACCAGTACCGGGGGCTCGATGCGCCCGAGAGCGCATGGGGCGACTTCCGCATTTCCTATCTGCAATACGGTAGCGATCCGATTACGTTCTTCGACCCGCGCATTCTTTATCGGGAGCCCGACTGGATGCGTGAGCCCCGCGCTCCCGATGTCTCACCCGACCTGCGCTGGTATCCGGTGGTGACCATGCTGCAGTTGCTCGGCGACCTGGCCGTGGGTAGGGCGCCACCCGGCTACGGTCATACCATCGCCGCCGAGCATTATCTCGACGCCTGGATGGCGCTGACGGAGCCGGAGGGCTGGAGCGAGGCCGAGTTCGAACGACTGCGGCAGCGCTTCCGTCAGGCGCGCTGATGCCCAGCACCGACGCCTATCGCTGCGTGCCCTCGCGCTGCATTCGCCGCCAGTGCCCGTAGCGATAGGCGAACGGCGTGGCGGTGACGCCATGGACAATCATCGAGGCCAGCACGATCAGGGTGCCGGCCGTCCAGGCCAGGTCGTAGCCGGTGCGGCTCGACACCAGCGTGGCGTAATAGAGCGCCGACACGCCGATGGGGCCAAACCAGCCCATGATCAGCGTAATGGGCCAATCCCGCAGCGTTGGCAGCCAGGGCCGCAACAGCAGGATGGCCGGCAGGCGACGCAACGCTAGCACCAGCAGCGCCAACACCAGCCCTTCCGCACCCAGCGCCCACCACTCGGCCCAAGGGGCGATCAGGCCGAACAGCACGAAGATCGGCATCGTCAGCAGTATGTTGACCGCCTCCTGCACGTTGTCTTCCTCGCTGCGATCCTTGCCGCCGACCTCCTGGTCGAATGCCAGCCCAGCGGCGAAGACCCCCAGAATACTGTTGGTGCCGAGCAGTTCTCCCACTCCAAGCACCAGAATCGTGAGTGCCAGGGTGATGGAGAGGAACGAGGGTTGATCGAGAAAGCCGCGCGCCTCCGACCACTGCAGGGCCCGGCCTGTCGACCAGCCGAGCACGATCCCAATGAGGACTCCCCCGCCGACTTCCCATAGCCACACTCTGCCGAGCCAGTCGAGCCAGGCATCGCCGGCAGGCAGGCTCATCAGCAGGATTGGCAGTAATACCAGCGGGTAAGCCAGGCCATCGTTGGCCCCCGATTCACTGGAAAGCAGATGACGATAGCCTTCGGGCAGGTTCTCCTTGGCCACTCCGCCGGTGACGATGGAGGAAGCCACCACCGGGTCGGTTGCACAGATGGTACCGCCGACCAGCAGGGCCATGAGCAAGGGCAAACCCAGCATCCAGTGAGTCAGCAGTGAACTGATCAGGAACATCGCCGGCATGGCGATCCCCAACAGCACCAGTAGCGACCGCCAGTGAACGAAGGGGTAGCTGGGTGGCAAGCGCAGCGCAATGCCCATCAGGCTGATGCCCAGGGTCAGCCGCGCCGTCTCCTCCAGCAAGCGCTTGCCAGCACCCCAGGCCATCGGGTCGAGGGCATCCAGGCCATGCGGCCCCAGTGCTACGCCGAAGGCAAAGGCAAACAGGGGAGCGGAGAGCCAGGACCGATCCAATGGGCTCGACAGCAAGCCCACGACCAGCACCAGGCCGCCCACGACCGCCAGGGCAACGTCCAGCTGCTCCATGCCGACTCCTTACGCTCCTTGCCAACCCTCTCTCTAAGCTAGGCAACCCAACGCTAGGCGTAAACCAAGCGGTACCCTGTGGGCGGGATTGCGCGCTCAAGCGCCACTGGCTAGAGTGACGGCGTATCAGAACGGATGAGGAGTCGAGCAATGGCAGACGGCACGCCCCGCCGCAGCGTCATCAAGCGTATCTACGTTCCTACCCACGTGCGCAAGCTCCCCGACGGGGAACGCGTGACCGTTCCTGGCCATTACCGCAAGCCCACTACGTCCTGATTGGGGTTCGTCGAACCCGGCACAGAGGGGCTCGGCCATCGTCGCAGACATTGCTGCAGGTGCCGTGTACCTTGCCAACTATCTCCAGGTGCCGATGGAAAAGCCATTCCGCTCCATGAGCCCGCCATTCTCGGCACTGAATAGGCTCACGGCACTCGTGGGGATCAGCTGAGCCACTGAGTTCAGGACATCGACATCGTGCTGGATGATTGAGCCGCCACCCCTCGGGTCGAACTCGGAAGCATCGGCTTCGGCAATGCCGTGAGACCACTCTCCCGAGTGGTGATCCACAACGACAGGGGCATGCAGCAGGGCCCCTATAACCGAGCCGCTGCCACCACCGGTATAGGTAAATTCCTGACCAAGCACTATGATCAGGCCTTCGAAATTATCATTGCCATTCCATCGGAAGCTGCCGTTGACAATGAGCAGGCCGCCTGCGACCCCAACATCTTTTGGCATGGTAAAATCGCCATCGATATAAGTCATCCTGGGAGCTTCAGCAGACCCCAGCCGATCACTTACATCAGGGTGGCTCTTTATCATATTCACGAGCATTCTCAGTTTTTCAGGCTCGGAAAAGACATCGAAAATCTGCTCCGTTACAATATTCCCATCCTCATCGGCCGCGTAGTTCCCCACCCCACCACTCGGAATACTGGCCATCACAGCGTCGACATCTCTCTCATCAGGCACGGCTATTGCAGCTCCGGCATTTCCCTCACCTCGCCGAGAAATACCAAGATATTCCGAGTCTCCAGGACGAAAATTGAAAAAGCGGCTGGCAACGGTCAGAGGCGATAGATGGGAGAGCGCAGGAAAGTAATCTGGAACCAACTCGACGTAGACAGGCAGCGATGTAGCAATGGCGTCTTTCGTTCCTTCTGCATACGCTTCACCCAAGGCATAAATATAATATTCGCCAGGAAGATCAAGCGCATCACCCAGGACATAAAGGTAGCGTCCACCCGTATGAAAACTGGAAAACGTCTCCTCTTCCCACGCCGCCTCCGAGAAATCCACACAGTGAGCATGCTTCCCATTCGTTAGGTCACTACCGGCGTCACAACCAATCCATGTCCAATCGGTGAGCTTGACGCCAGCATCACGAAGATTCTTCTGTGCCTGCGCAGCAGTTCGCTCTGCTGCCATTTGTGCTTTGACGGCAGCGCGATAATTACCTGCGAGTCTCTCGTCGACTTGTGACGACTGCATAGCAGAAATGCCAAGCATAAGGGACATTGCCAGCATGGAAAGAACCACCACCAGTGCGGTACCACGCTGTCTGTTCATGCTATCCATGTCCTCGAACGTTGTCACTTGACGGCCTGATTGCGATTCACGGCGCGGAACTCAAACTCATCCATCAAGCTACCGTCCCGGTTTGCCATCAGCCAGAACCGGATCACCCAGACACCATCAATGACTTCCTCGGCGCTGAACCCTCCTTCCATGAAAGAGGTGACCAAGGGCTCGAAACTCATGCCACCGGTGCCGCTTAAGCACCTTTGTCCCATATCCAGCGACCAACCTTCCTTGGCGCTGACCATGCGACTGCTCAGGCGATAAATGCGCTCCACCTGAGCCCTAGCGCTACAGGCGCTGGTATCGCCATTGTTGGGAAACTCTACTTTCAACTCCCCCTTGCCCGAGTTGAAGGCAATAGTGTCTGAACGTCTTATGTCTCGTACCAGCGTCTCTGTCGCAAAGGTCAGCGCTGCCTGCTTGTTGCTCATCAGTTCGATCTGGCGAAATGTCTGAAAGCTCATGAGAAGCAGCTGTCCAGCGCCGAGAAGGATGATCAGGCCAACCGCCAGCGCTACCATCAGCTCGACCAGAGTGAAGCCCGACTGTCTCGGCGCAGGTCCTTGCCAGTCCCATAACGGCATCACCTGGGCGCTCCTATAGCTCTGGCAGCCGAAACTGGTAAATAAATGGAGCCCCTTGCTCACCGGTGGAGTAGCGCTCCTCCCGCCAACGAAGGGTGACGGTGTAATCGCACTCCATACCGCTAATACCACTCCCGGCATCGTTGAGCACGCTACCGAACCAGTTGCCTAGCCAGCCACTCTCGATCGCACTCGCTGACGGACACGCTTTATTGGCATCTCTCGAAAGCTCTGACCACGCACGCTCCTGCGCATCGATCGCCGCCAGGCTGACCACTGCCCGCTGATACCCCATATGAGCGCTCTGCAGCGCCCTGAGCTGCATGGCCGCCACGCCAAGCAGGCCGATGGAGAGCACCAGTATGGCGACTAGCGCTTCCAGCAAGGTGAACCCTGATTGCGCATCACACCTTGTCATCAACCCCTCGATCAGCGGGGAACAGGAATTTCGCATGGCTTGCCTTACCAGCAGCCTGGAGGATTGCGGGCGCCTTGATGACTCAAGGTCAGGTTCTCCGTACAACCGTCGGAACGGCCGGCTCTCAAGGCGGCAGTGAGGAGATAAGTCGCGGCGGTGCTCGTCACGGTGATGGAGTAATGTTCACGGGGCGATAGCGAGATCACGCCACAATCCATATAGGAGTGATTGACCGTATAACAGCGTTCGAGCTGGCCTGCTGCCTCCATGAGGCCCGATAGGGCATCCGTACGCGTAGCCCGCTCGACATGACTGCGATAGCCAGGCACCGCGATCGAAGCCAGGATCGCGACCACGGCCACGGCGATCATCAGCTCGATCAGAGTAAAACCCCGCTGCCCTCGGCGCGTACCCGGGGACTCTGTCGAGCCGGGCGGACGCGGTTCGTCAATCAGCATTCCTCCGCGCTTGGTTACAATTAGTTTCAGTATGTATCATGACAACCGGACCTGCTAGGTACGTCATGCAAAAAGCCGGGCTGGGCCCGGCTTGTCTTCCCAACATGGCACGAGGATTCTCATGCATGCGGTATGGCATTTCTGCGCAACCTCCGCCTCAGGATAAGGAATCGCTGGCGATCACACGCTCACGCAGCTCACGAGGCATGGAGAAGGTGATGGTCTCAGCGCGACCGGCTAGTTCCTCCGGCGCCTCGGCACCTAATCCTTGTAGCCGCTCGATCACTCCCTTGACCAGCACTTCCGGCGCACTGGCGCCCGCGGTAATACCAACGGCGGCGACACCCTCGAGCCAGGCCGGGTCGATCTGGCTGGCATCGTCGATCAGATAGGCCGGGGTACCAACCCGCTCGGCCAGTTCGCGCAAACGGTTGGAGTTGGAGCTGTTGGGGCTGCCCACTACCAGCAACAGGTCGCAGCCGGCAGCCAGCTCACGCACCGCATCCTGGCGGTTCTGCGTGGCGTAGCAGATGTCGTCCTTGCGCGGCCCCTGGATCTCGGGAAATTTCTCACGCAGGGCATCGATCACCCGGGCGGTATCATCCATGGAGAGGGTGGTCTGGGTGACGAAGGCAAGCCGGGTGGGATCCTTCACTTCGAGGCGTGCGACATCCTCCTCGTCCTCTACCAGGTAGATGGCGCCGCCATGGGCGGTGTCGTAGCGCCCCATGGTGCCTTCGACTTCAGGATGTCCGGCATGGCCGATGAGAATGCACTCCTGGCCCCGCTTGGCGTAGCGCAGTACTTCCATGTGCACCTTGGTGACCAGCGGGCAGGTGGCGTCGAAGACCTTGAGACCACGCCGTTCGGCGTCGTCCTGCACCGCCCGGGAGACGCCATGGGCGGAGAAGATCACGATGACGTCATCGGGCACTTCGTCGAGTTCCTCGACGAAGATGGCGCCACGTTCGCGCAAGGTATCGACCACGAAGCGGTTGTGCACCACCTCGTGACGCACATAGATGGGCGGGCCGAAGACGTCCAGCGCACGATTGACGATTTCGATGGCACGATCGACGCCGGCACAGAAGCCGCGGGGATTGGCCAGTCGGATTCGCACGGAGTTAGCTTGCATGGTTACGTCGCCTTGATGCGTCGAGGCATCCAATAATGGTATTTCACGTCAGGGCTAACTCGGCGGCAGGTCTATGCGGAGGCGCTGTGACCCCATCCTTGGGCGCTACTTTTGCCTTCCCTGGCAAAAGACCTCCGCTACGACCTGCCCCCGACGCCCTTCAGGCAGTTGTACATTGAGCTAACCACTCAATGCGTCTGCGCGGGCCTCACATCCAATACCTCCACCTCAAAGGTCAGGGTACGCCCGGCGAGCGGATGATTGAAGTCCACTTCCACGTTGCGCTCGTCGACGGCGGTGATCACACCCGGCAGCTCGCCGCCAGCCGGGTCGGCGAACGACATCACCGTGCCCACTTCCGGCTCGATCTCCTCGAAGTCGTCGCGGCTCAGCATCTGCACGTTCTGCGGATTGCGCTGGCCGAAGGCGTGCTCGGGAGTGATCTCGAAGCTGCCGCTCTCACCACCGCTCATGCCCTTCAGCGGGTACTCGAAGCCGGGCGGCAAGTTACCATCACCCAGCTGAAAGGTAGCCGGCTGCTTCTCATGGGTGGAGTCGACCACGGTGCCGTCCTCCAGCTTGAGGGTGAAGTGCAGGGTCACTTCCATGCCCTCGTCGATGCGATATTCGCTCATCGTTGCTCTCGCTCGATCGGTCGTGTCTGGTGTGCAGGATAGCAGGCGACTCAACTGCGCCGGCGCGCCTGCTTGCGCCCTTCGAAAACGGATTCCCAGATCAGGCCGATCGCCCCCAGGGTAATGCCGATATCGGCCACGTTGAAGGCCGGGTAGTACCAGCCGGCCACGTGGAAAGAGAGAAAGTCGACCACGTAGCCATGCACCAGGCGGTCGTAGAGATTGCCCAGCGCCCCGCCGATGATCAATGCCAACGATGCGCCGAGAAGCTTCTCGTCGGCCTTGAGTCGGCTCATCCACACCGTGAGCGCGACACTCGCGCCTACGGCAATGACGGCAAAGAACCAGCGCTGCCAACCGGGATGGCCGGCGAGGAAGCTGAACGCCGCCCCGGTGTTATGCAGCAGCGTGAGGTTGAAGAACGGCAATACCTCCACCGGCTGACCATAGCTCAGCAGGCTGGACATCAGCGCCTTAGTGCCGAGATCCAGCAACACTACGGCGGCGGCCAGCCACAGCCAGCGCAATGGCTGGCGCATCGGCGCCACCGAGGCGTCGTCGCCCGGTTTACGGTTACGCATAATGGCGAGTCTCACCGGCGCCCTCCGGCAGGTTGCTGATGCAGCGACCGCAGAGGTCGGGGTGCTCGGCGTGGCTGCCCACGTCTTCGCGATGGTGCCAGCAGCGCTCGCACTTCTGGTGCGAGCTGGCGGCCACCGCCACCTTCAGGCCCGCCAGCTCGGTGGCCTCGGCACCGTCAATGTCCTGGCCCTCCGCCAGCGGTGCCAGGCGCACCTCACTGGTGAGCATCACGAAACGCAGCTCTTCGCCCAGCTTGGCCAGGGTGGCATGGAGTTCGTCGTCCACGAACAGGGTCACCTCGGCGGCCAGGCTGCCCTTGATCACCTTGGCGTTACGCGCATCTTCCAGACACTTGTTGACTGCCTGCTTGACCTCGAGCACCTGTTCCCAGAACTCACGCCCCATCTCGGCATTCGGCGCCAGGGTCGAGAGCCCCTCGTAGTAGGTCTCGAGCAGCACGCTGTCGCCCTTGTTGCCGGGGATGTTCTCGTAGATCTCCTCGGCGGTGAAACTGAGGATCGGTGCCACCCAGCGCGAGAGTGCCTCGACCACGTGGTAGAGGGCCGTCTGGCAGCTGCGCCGGGCCAGGGAATCGGCCTGGGTGGTGTACTGGCGATCCTTGATCACGTCGAGATAGAAGCCGCCGAGTTCACGCGAACAGAAAGTGTGCACCTGCTGGTAGACGTCGAGGAAGCGGTACTCCTCATAGGCCTTCTCGATGCGCGCCTGGAGCTGGGCGGCACGGTCCACCACCCACTGGTCCAGTGCCAGCATGTCGTCGAAGGCCACGCTGTCGCGGGCCGGATCGAAGCCGTTGAGGTTGGCCAGCAGGAAGCGCGCGGTGTTGCGGATGCGCCGGTAGACGTCGGCGGTGCGCTTGAGGATCTCGTCAGAGACCGCCATCTCGCCCGAATAGTCGGTGGAGGCGACCCACAGGCGCAGGATATCGGCCCCCAGCTTGTCCATCACCTCCTGCGGCGCCACCACGTTGCCCATTGACTTGGACATCTTGCGACCCTGGGCATCGACGGTGAAACCATGGGTGAGCAGACCGCGATACGGCGGGT
It encodes:
- a CDS encoding ribonucleoside-diphosphate reductase subunit alpha; translated protein: MELQTPDSTDMSLTAPQALRVIKRNGDVVPFDAGKIAVAMRKAFIAVEGDNVSASSRVRDFVEQASQGIAHAFLRRMPDGGTVHIEDIQDQVELALMRAGEQKVARAYVLYREEHARARAAAGADIEKPHPTLNVTLADGSRRPLDLGRIETLVFDACAELENVDPNRIVEESLKNLYDGVSVDGVSQALMMTARTLVEKEPNYTYVTARLLQDSLRREALSFLGIAEEATFGEMAELYKPAFLAYVARGIEFEQLDPKLAEFDLERLGEALDHTRDNAFTYLGLQTLYDRYFIHKDDVRYELPQVMFMRVAMGLALNEKDREARAIEFYELLSSFDYMASTPTLFNSGTMRSQLSSCYLTTVPDDLDAIYSAIRDNALLSKWAGGLGNDWTPVRALGSYIKGTNGKSQGVVPFLKVVNDTAVAVNQGGKRKGAVCAYLETWHLDIEEFLELRKNTGDDRRRTHDMNTANWVPDLFMKRVFDDKEWTLFSPSTCPDLHDLYGAAFEKRYEEYEAMTRSGQLKLFKRVRAKDLWRKMLSMLFETGHPWVTFKDPCNLRSPQQHAGVVHSSNLCTEITLNTSADEIAVCNLGSVNLARHVVDGKLDDAKLRRTVRTAVRMLDNVIDINYYAVPQARNSNFKHRPVGLGIMGFQDALYAQDIAYASEQAVEFADRSMELVSYHAIEASSDLAAERGRYESFEGSLWSQGVLPIDSIEKLKQERGEKYIEIDTSFTQDWDRIRKKIAEQGMRNSNVMAIAPTATISNICGVSQSIEPTYQNLYVKSNLSGEFTVVNAYLVHDLKARGLWDEVMINDLKYYDGSAQPIERIPGDLKAKYATAFEVEPKWLVEAAARRQKWIDQAQSLNLYIKGVSGKKLDVTYRMAWFRGLKTTYYLRALGATSVEKSTVDRGTLNAVSNQAPSAAPAPAPSAAPAREPRGVEDFLTGKAGSGSRAPSAAEIDDLGCEACQ
- a CDS encoding ribonucleotide-diphosphate reductase subunit beta; this encodes MLNWDEFHEDEATVAEQPAKAAPAPAAKPQPAAVEESRGSYQAADRDRLARARKSLEELDVAAGLEELEMGAARIEVSDKQMINARADLNQLVPFKYEWAWQKYLDGSANHWMPQEVNMNADIALWKSQDGLTEDERRIVMRSLGYFSTADSLVANNLVLALYRLITNPECRQYLLRQAFEEAIHTHAYQYCVESLGMDEGEVFNMYREVPSVAAKSAWSLKHTQSLARPDFNTGTPESDQELLRNLIAFYCVTEGIFFYCGFSQILSMGRRNKMTGVAEQFQYILRDESMHLNFGVDMINQIKIENPHLWTPEFQDEVTQMILEGTELEIAYARDSMPRGVLGMNAAIMEEYLHFICNRRLAQIGLKEQFPGAQNPFPWMSEIIDLRKEKNFFETRVTEYQVGGALSWD
- a CDS encoding NUDIX hydrolase; this encodes MSQAHQSILRIAAALILDAKGRLLLVRKRGTERFMQAGGKLESGEPAEAALRREVHEELGQTPTALRYLGEFTAPAANEPESLVHAHLFLTELPSPVAAAAEIAELRWVTPEEADHLPLAALTRDQVLPLAMRLLHNEVPMSLS
- a CDS encoding alpha/beta-hydrolase N-terminal domain-containing protein, which encodes MKSTSSNLRDALRHFSTAGLLLGTLLFAFSLTPSLLPRPTYAQGIVSGLSFSAGYALGFIAHWLWDYLQLPRPGRRTERTIKLTAAGICTLIAAIFLWRASAWQNSLRALMDMEEASGIRPLSIALIALAVFALLLLLVRLFRLTFRFLARRLRRFVPHRVSNLLGVIAAATLFWSVIDGVIFTLALRAADNSFQQIDELILDEISPPVDPMKTGSEHSLISWEALGGAAVASLPKDLRPRVSVPFSAKRPWSRSASTSG
- a CDS encoding alpha/beta-hydrolase family protein; amino-acid sequence: MEPLRVYVGLNAAETPAERARLALEELKRVGAFERSVLLLATPTGRGWVDPAAQNTVEYLHRGDIATATMQYSYLPSHLALIVEGEYGAENARALFATVYEYWSELPEEARPRLYLHGLSLGSLNSDLSFDFYDIIDAPFHGALWSGPPFRSETWRTVTRERDPGSPAWLPTFRGGAVVRFMNQYRGLDAPESAWGDFRISYLQYGSDPITFFDPRILYREPDWMREPRAPDVSPDLRWYPVVTMLQLLGDLAVGRAPPGYGHTIAAEHYLDAWMALTEPEGWSEAEFERLRQRFRQAR